A genomic region of Echeneis naucrates chromosome 24, fEcheNa1.1, whole genome shotgun sequence contains the following coding sequences:
- the gzf1 gene encoding GDNF-inducible zinc finger protein 1, whose amino-acid sequence MGVNVIQLTSKSHHENILASLQQLRLQGQLSDVTIQIDYQGDMQEFQAHQVVLAASSGYFKKILLSQDGDRDKLLLSNMHSTSFSKFLEFVYTGKVEVARDRIGDVQAAARLLDCEGLAEVCDEAMSAGILQSSAKKTSPSKAGDKDDLEDGKKEKRTNMKKQPESILHKRQLSPQSSKREATSNKVKIKETVMDGKRQGGQANQRLALKRTSNPKKETLNNENQDTTEDTEECDDRNEGEAQPERREKSLLGVPVSDMDDWECENDVQSNDPGDSMLISAGDEENEDEKGEQPKETLKKPSKAHFQCNKCQRTFHYERSYLKHISTYHGVKAEVVYRCETCLQTFANRSNLKIHEKHVHSNERLFACDSCSKTFKRKKDVVRHQRQVHERSNLHHVCPDCGKALSSKSALLLHGRTHTGTKPYECADCGARFTQNSALKMHRRTHTGEKPFACDECDSRFTQKHMLDYHKRSHSGEKPFMCEACGKNFASKEYLRHHSNIHTGSKPYKCQKCGRGFAQRNSLHQHLKIHTGERPYSCNDCEKQFTQLNALQRHQRIHTGEKPYMCGLCSRTFTDKSTLRRHALIHDADAPWKNYLIVLEGNMEDKKPKAPLKLKAEKSGAGEKMSSVRKSGAAGATSAASKTDNDSTVVSAESVTIPSDWTSHGTIALVSQGPLSGITVIHTEVPPGAQIQPIMATDSTGASVISLDGSTIPVPFSIPMSLSHSTPLSSEASSVSLSVPSVLSVPVSENTLASASEIPVSTSSVLEAAVSQTILPPVSETKTTSEMGILSPDIQTVIITEERCEKEQAPIVQSD is encoded by the exons ATGGGGGTCAACGTGATCCAGCTCACCTCCAAGTCGCACCATGAAAACATCCTggcctctctgcagcagctcagactaCAAGGACAGCTGAGTGATGTGACAATCCAGATAGACTACCAGGGAGACATGCAGGAGTTTCAGGCCCACCAGGTTGTGCTGGCAGCATCCAGTGGCTACTTCAAGAAGATCCTCCTCTCCCAGGATGGTGACCGAGACAAACTGTTACTCTCTAATATGCACTCCACCAGTTTCTCCAAGTTCTTGGAATTTGTGTACACAGGTAAAGTTGAAGTGGCAAGGGATAGGATTGGTGATGTTCAAGCTGCGGCACGTTTGTTGGACTGTGAGGGTCTGGCAGAGGTTTGTGATGAGGCCATGAGTGCAGGCATCCTGCAAAGCTCTGCGAAGAAAACGTCCCCATCAAAGGCTGGCGATAAAGATGACTTGGAGGATggcaagaaggaaaaaaggactAATATGAAGAAGCAGCCTGAAAGCATTTTACATAAGAGGCAGCTTTCTCCACAGAGCTCTAAGAGAGAAGCCACATcaaataaagttaaaataaaggaaacagTGATGGACGGAAAAAGACAAGGAGGACAGGCAAATCAGCGGCTGGCCCTTAAGAGGACTTCAAATCCAAAAAAAGAGACCTTGAACAATGAAAACCAAGATACCACTGAAGACACAGAGGAGTGTGATGATAGGAATGAAGGCGAGGCTCagccagagaggagagagaagtcTTTGTTGGGAGTCCCAGTATCTGACATGGATGACTGGGAATGTGAGAATGATGTACAAAGTAATGACCCTGGAGACTCCATGTTGATATCTGCGGGGGACGAAGAGAATGAAGATGAAAAGGGGGAGCAGCCAAAGGAAACTTTGAAAAAACCATCAAAAGCCCATTTCCAGTGTAACAAGTGCCAACGGACCTTCCACTATGAGAGAAGCTACTTAAAACACATCAG CACATACCATGGGGTTAAAGCAGAGGTCGTCTATCGCTGTGAGACCTGCCTGCAGACATTTGCAAACCGCAGCAACTTAAAAATCCATGAAAAGCATGTCCACAGCAATGAAAGGCTTTTTGCCTGTGACTCCTGTAGCAAGACCTTCAAACGAAAGAAGGATGTTGTCCGCCATCAAAGACAG GTACATGAACGCAGCAATCTGCATCATGTCTGTCCTGACTGTGGGAAGGCGCTCAGCTCCAAATCTGCTCTTTTGTTGCATgggagaacacacacaggcacaaaaccTTATGAGTGCGCTGACTGTGGGGCCAGGTTTACCCAAAACTCCGCCCTCAAGATGCACCGCAG AACTCACACAGGAGAGAAGCCATTTGCATGTGACGAGTGTGATTCTCGGTTCACACAGAAGCACATGTTGGACTATCATAAGCGATCACACTCAG GGGAGAAGCCTTTCATGTGTGAGGCATGTGGGAAAAACTTTGCATCCAAAGAATATCTAAGGCACCATTCAAACATCCACACTGGGTCCAAGCCATACAAGTGTCAAAAGTGTGGTCGAGGCTTTGCTCAGAGGAACTCCCTAcatcagcatttaaaaatacacacag GTGAGCGTCCATACAGTTGCAATGACTGTGAAAAGCAGTTCACACAACTCAACGCTCTCCAGAGGCATCAGCGCAttcacacaggagagaaaccctaCATGTGTGGCCTGTGTAGCCGCACCTTCACAGACAAGTCCACCCTTCGCAGGCATGCTTTG ATTCATGATGCAGATGCTCCTTGGAAGAACTACCTGATTGTGCTGGAGGGAAATATGGAGGACAAGAAACCCAAAGCTCCCTTAAaattaaaggcagaaaaatcaGGAGCGGGAGAGAAAATGAGTTCAGTGAGAAAAAGTGGTGCAGCTGGCGCTACAAGTGCTGCCAGCAAAACTGACAACGATTCAACTGTGGTTTCAGCTGAGTCAGTTACCATCCCCTCTGACTGGACCAGTCATGGCACCATTGCCCTGGTCAGTCAGGGTCCACTCAGCGGGATCACTGTCATCCACACTGAGGTGCCACCTGGGGCGCAGATCCAGCCCATAATGGCCACTGACAGCACAGGGGCCAGTGTCATTTCCTTAGATGGCTCCACCATCCCTGTCCCCTTCTCCATAcccatgtctctgtctcattctACCCCCTTATCCTCTGAGGCCTCCTCCGTCTCCCTGTCTGTACCCTCAGTTCTCTCAGTTCCTGTTTCTGAGAACACACTGGCATCGGCCTCAGAGATCCCAGTTTCAACATCATCAGTCCTGGAAGCTGCTGTTTCACAGACCATTTTGCCTCCAGTTTCAGAAACTAAGACCACCTCTGAGATGGGTATATTGTCGCCTGATATTCAGACTGTGATCATCACTGAGGAGAGGTGTGAAAAAGAGCAAGCACCAATTGTCCAAAGTGATTGA
- the napbb gene encoding N-ethylmaleimide-sensitive factor attachment protein, beta b isoform X1, whose protein sequence is MDNSGKEKEAIQLMADADKKVKSSGSFLGGMFGGGHHKVEEACDMYCRAANMFKMVKNWSAAGNAFCKAARLHMQLQNKHDCATSFIDAGNAYKKSDPNEAIKCLNAAIDIYTDMGRFTIAAKHHISIAEIYESDLVDIEKAIAHYEQAADYYKGEESNSSANKCLLKVGAYCAQLEQYQKAIEIYEQVGANTMDNPLLKYSAKEYFFKASLCHFIVDELNAKIAVEKYEEMFPAFSDSRECKLLKKLLEAHEEQNSEAFTEAVKEFDSISRLDQWHTTLLLRIKKTIQGEEGDLK, encoded by the exons ATGGACAACTCCGGGAAAGAGAAGGAGGCGATTCAGCTAATGGCCGACGCCGACAAGAAAGTCAAGTCCTCCGGTTCCTTTTTGGGAGGGATGTTTGGAGG TGGACATCACAAAGTTGAAGAGGCATGTGACATGTACTGCAGGGCAGCCAACATGTTCAAGATGGTCAAAAATTGGAGTG CTGCTGGAAATGCATTTTGCAAGGCGGCACGTCTCCATATGCAGCTGCAGAACAAACATGACTGTGCCACCAGTTTCATCGATGCAGGGAATGCTTACAAGAAGTCTGACCCGAATG AGGCAATCAAGTGTTTAAATGCTGCCATCgatatatacacagacatg GGAAGATTTACCATCGCGGCCAAACACCACATCAGTATTGCAGAGATTTATGAGTCTGACCTGGTTGATATTGAAAAG GCCATTGCACATTATGAACAAGCAGCAGACTACTACAAAGGAGAAGAATCAAACAG TTCTGCCAACAAGTGTCTGCTGAAGGTTGGGGCGTACTGTGCTCAGTTGGAGCAGTACCAGAAGGCCATTGAGATCTACGAGCAG GTTGGAGCCAACACGATGGACAACCCTCTGCTGAAATACAGTGCCAAGGAGTACTTCTTCAAAGCCTCCCTGTGTCATTTCATTGTTGATGAGCTCAACGCCAAG ATTGCTGTTGAAAAGTATGAGGAGATGTTCCCAGCTTTTTCAGACTCAAGAGAATGCAAGTTGCTGAAG AAACTCCTGGAGGCACATGAGGAACAAAACAGTGAGGCTTTCACAGAAGCA GTAAAGGAGTTTGATTCCATCTCACGCCTGGATCAGTGGCACACAACCCTCCTGCTGCGCATCAAAAAGACCATCCAAGGGGAAGAAGGggatctgaaatga
- the napbb gene encoding N-ethylmaleimide-sensitive factor attachment protein, beta b isoform X3 translates to MDNSGKEKEAIQLMADADKKVKSSGSFLGGMFGGGHHKVEEACDMYCRAANMFKMVKNWSEAIKCLNAAIDIYTDMGRFTIAAKHHISIAEIYESDLVDIEKAIAHYEQAADYYKGEESNSSANKCLLKVGAYCAQLEQYQKAIEIYEQVGANTMDNPLLKYSAKEYFFKASLCHFIVDELNAKIAVEKYEEMFPAFSDSRECKLLKKLLEAHEEQNSEAFTEAVKEFDSISRLDQWHTTLLLRIKKTIQGEEGDLK, encoded by the exons ATGGACAACTCCGGGAAAGAGAAGGAGGCGATTCAGCTAATGGCCGACGCCGACAAGAAAGTCAAGTCCTCCGGTTCCTTTTTGGGAGGGATGTTTGGAGG TGGACATCACAAAGTTGAAGAGGCATGTGACATGTACTGCAGGGCAGCCAACATGTTCAAGATGGTCAAAAATTGGAGTG AGGCAATCAAGTGTTTAAATGCTGCCATCgatatatacacagacatg GGAAGATTTACCATCGCGGCCAAACACCACATCAGTATTGCAGAGATTTATGAGTCTGACCTGGTTGATATTGAAAAG GCCATTGCACATTATGAACAAGCAGCAGACTACTACAAAGGAGAAGAATCAAACAG TTCTGCCAACAAGTGTCTGCTGAAGGTTGGGGCGTACTGTGCTCAGTTGGAGCAGTACCAGAAGGCCATTGAGATCTACGAGCAG GTTGGAGCCAACACGATGGACAACCCTCTGCTGAAATACAGTGCCAAGGAGTACTTCTTCAAAGCCTCCCTGTGTCATTTCATTGTTGATGAGCTCAACGCCAAG ATTGCTGTTGAAAAGTATGAGGAGATGTTCCCAGCTTTTTCAGACTCAAGAGAATGCAAGTTGCTGAAG AAACTCCTGGAGGCACATGAGGAACAAAACAGTGAGGCTTTCACAGAAGCA GTAAAGGAGTTTGATTCCATCTCACGCCTGGATCAGTGGCACACAACCCTCCTGCTGCGCATCAAAAAGACCATCCAAGGGGAAGAAGGggatctgaaatga
- the napbb gene encoding N-ethylmaleimide-sensitive factor attachment protein, beta b isoform X4, with the protein MHFARRHVSICSCRTNMTVPPVSSMQGMLTRSLTRMGRFTIAAKHHISIAEIYESDLVDIEKAIAHYEQAADYYKGEESNSSANKCLLKVGAYCAQLEQYQKAIEIYEQVGANTMDNPLLKYSAKEYFFKASLCHFIVDELNAKIAVEKYEEMFPAFSDSRECKLLKKLLEAHEEQNSEAFTEAVKEFDSISRLDQWHTTLLLRIKKTIQGEEGDLK; encoded by the exons ATGCATTTTGCAAGGCGGCACGTCTCCATATGCAGCTGCAGAACAAACATGACTGTGCCACCAGTTTCATCGATGCAGGGAATGCTTACAAGAAGTCTGACCCGAATG GGAAGATTTACCATCGCGGCCAAACACCACATCAGTATTGCAGAGATTTATGAGTCTGACCTGGTTGATATTGAAAAG GCCATTGCACATTATGAACAAGCAGCAGACTACTACAAAGGAGAAGAATCAAACAG TTCTGCCAACAAGTGTCTGCTGAAGGTTGGGGCGTACTGTGCTCAGTTGGAGCAGTACCAGAAGGCCATTGAGATCTACGAGCAG GTTGGAGCCAACACGATGGACAACCCTCTGCTGAAATACAGTGCCAAGGAGTACTTCTTCAAAGCCTCCCTGTGTCATTTCATTGTTGATGAGCTCAACGCCAAG ATTGCTGTTGAAAAGTATGAGGAGATGTTCCCAGCTTTTTCAGACTCAAGAGAATGCAAGTTGCTGAAG AAACTCCTGGAGGCACATGAGGAACAAAACAGTGAGGCTTTCACAGAAGCA GTAAAGGAGTTTGATTCCATCTCACGCCTGGATCAGTGGCACACAACCCTCCTGCTGCGCATCAAAAAGACCATCCAAGGGGAAGAAGGggatctgaaatga
- the napbb gene encoding N-ethylmaleimide-sensitive factor attachment protein, beta b isoform X2, which translates to MDNSGKEKEAIQLMADADKKVKSSGSFLGGMFGGGHHKVEEACDMYCRAANMFKMVKNWSGAFGSAGNAFCKAARLHMQLQNKHDCATSFIDAGNAYKKSDPNEAIKCLNAAIDIYTDMGRFTIAAKHHISIAEIYESDLVDIEKAIAHYEQAADYYKGEESNSSANKCLLKVGAYCAQLEQYQKAIEIYEQVGANTMDNPLLKYSAKEYFFKASLCHFIVDELNAKIAVEKYEEMFPAFSDSRECKLLKKLLEAHEEQNSEAFTEAVKEFDSISRLDQWHTTLLLRIKKTIQGEEGDLK; encoded by the exons ATGGACAACTCCGGGAAAGAGAAGGAGGCGATTCAGCTAATGGCCGACGCCGACAAGAAAGTCAAGTCCTCCGGTTCCTTTTTGGGAGGGATGTTTGGAGG TGGACATCACAAAGTTGAAGAGGCATGTGACATGTACTGCAGGGCAGCCAACATGTTCAAGATGGTCAAAAATTGGAGTGGTGCGTTTGGCT CTGCTGGAAATGCATTTTGCAAGGCGGCACGTCTCCATATGCAGCTGCAGAACAAACATGACTGTGCCACCAGTTTCATCGATGCAGGGAATGCTTACAAGAAGTCTGACCCGAATG AGGCAATCAAGTGTTTAAATGCTGCCATCgatatatacacagacatg GGAAGATTTACCATCGCGGCCAAACACCACATCAGTATTGCAGAGATTTATGAGTCTGACCTGGTTGATATTGAAAAG GCCATTGCACATTATGAACAAGCAGCAGACTACTACAAAGGAGAAGAATCAAACAG TTCTGCCAACAAGTGTCTGCTGAAGGTTGGGGCGTACTGTGCTCAGTTGGAGCAGTACCAGAAGGCCATTGAGATCTACGAGCAG GTTGGAGCCAACACGATGGACAACCCTCTGCTGAAATACAGTGCCAAGGAGTACTTCTTCAAAGCCTCCCTGTGTCATTTCATTGTTGATGAGCTCAACGCCAAG ATTGCTGTTGAAAAGTATGAGGAGATGTTCCCAGCTTTTTCAGACTCAAGAGAATGCAAGTTGCTGAAG AAACTCCTGGAGGCACATGAGGAACAAAACAGTGAGGCTTTCACAGAAGCA GTAAAGGAGTTTGATTCCATCTCACGCCTGGATCAGTGGCACACAACCCTCCTGCTGCGCATCAAAAAGACCATCCAAGGGGAAGAAGGggatctgaaatga